One Aegilops tauschii subsp. strangulata cultivar AL8/78 chromosome 7, Aet v6.0, whole genome shotgun sequence genomic window carries:
- the LOC120968009 gene encoding uncharacterized protein — protein sequence MEAAVAGGGSGLGTMSTVLAICQNRDLTPSSSGGDSTSRHQQVGILDLVKVPPDLATLGIRTAGCFSHGGQAKLSYGGQNGRRQPRHSLFPMTPPRQPGSVRDAPPASCCLAVDDKDFLVHEVSSKIYGDKVNGTCVVGRTPLTTSTHVEEHVLWYPRVASFYTGRAVYL from the exons ATGGAGGCGGCCGTCGCTGGCGGCGGCAGCGGGCTGGGTACCATGAGCACCGTGCTCGCCATCTGTCAGAACCGCGATCTGACACCATCCTCAAGTGGTGGGGATTCAACATCCCGTCATCAACAAGTTGGTATTCTAG ATTTGGTAAAGGTGCCGCCAGATCTTGCCACACTGGGCATCAGGACCGCTGGATGCTTCTCTCACGGTGGTCAAGCCAAGCTCTCCTACGGTGGTCAGAACGGGCGTCGTCAACCCCGCCACTCCCTCTTCCCCATGACTCCACCTCGACAACCTG GCTCGGTGAGGGATGCTCCACCAGCATCCTGCTGCTTGGCGGTGGACGACAAGGACTTCCTCGTGCACGAGGTGTCTTCTAAGATCTACGGCGACAAG GTGAATGGAACTTGTGTTGTTGGTAGAACTCCGTTGACGACTTCTACCCATGTTGAAGAGCATGTTCTGTGGTATCCAAGAGTAGCTAGCTTTTATACTGGTAGAGCGGTTTATTTGTAG